Proteins encoded within one genomic window of Paramisgurnus dabryanus chromosome 11, PD_genome_1.1, whole genome shotgun sequence:
- the lrrtm4l2 gene encoding leucine-rich repeat transmembrane neuronal protein 4 isoform X1: MGPLPWEGRLSCFLLHVSVLLLLSKGERMCPASCRCEGKIVYCESGGFQDVPENVSLGCQGLSLRYNGLLVLLPYQFAHLNQLVWLYLDHNSIGAVDRLAFRGLRRLKELILSSNKIMQLQNNTFETVPNLRNLDLSYNQLQDLRPGYFQGLRKLQTLHLRSNSIKSIPVRTFMECRSLEFLDLGYNRLRTITRTTFLGLLRLTELHLEHNQFSRINFFLFPRLLNLQALYLQWNRIRTVIQGSPWTWHTLQKLDLSGNEIQVLDPAIFKCLPNLHTLNLESNKISNVSQEVVSSWISISTINLAGNVWDCSSSICPLVSWLRNFRGTRDASIICSTPKSLQGEKVMDVVRNNSICEEIFTVEPTTDLILLLTTTTTTLYVTKPPTTTPPTTTRPLSQVTQRLSPKLSFPVQSDKEFPPTPTSLPFTPEPEFEHMTFHKIIAGSVALFLSVSLILLVIYVSWRRYPNSMRQLQQHSIRRKRRKKTQEPEHNINTQLQEYYLSYNHANAETMDSLVNGACTCTISGSRECENAYTYPRPLPGPWLGDIHTIH; encoded by the coding sequence GGCCCTTACCATGGGAAGGGCGTCTGTCGTGTTTTCTACTCCACGTCTCTGTTCTCCTGCTGCTCAGCAAGGGGGAGAGGATGTGCCCGGCGAGTTGCCGCTGCGAGGGCAAGATTGTTTACTGCGAATCTGGCGGCTTTCAAGACGTCCCGGAGAACGTCTCCCTGGGGTGCCAGGGTCTATCCCTGCGCTACAACGGCCTCCTGGTGTTGCTGCCGTACCAGTTTGCGCACCTCAACCAGCTGGTGTGGCTCTATCTGGACCACAATTCCATCGGCGCCGTGGACCGGCTGGCTTTCCGAGGCCTTCGTCGGCTAAAGGAATTAATCCTGAGCTCTAACAAGATCATGCAGTTGCAAAACAATACTTTCGAGACCGTTCCGAACCTGCGCAACCTCGACCTGTCCTACAATCAGCTACAGGACCTGAGGCCGGGGTATTTCCAAGGGCTTCGCAAGCTTCAGACCCTTCACCTCCGGTCCAACAGTATCAAAAGCATTCCCGTTCGAACGTTTATGGAATGTAGAAGCCTCGAGTTTTTAGATTTGGGTTACAATCGCTTGCGGACTATAACTCGGACAACCTTTTTGGGTCTGCTGAGGTTGACCGAGCTCCATCTCGAACACAATCAGTTTTCCAGGATTAATTTTTTCCTTTTTCCACGCCTCTTAAACCTGCAGGCTCTGTATCTGCAATGGAATCGCATACGGACGGTAATCCAAGGATCGCCTTGGACTTGGCACACCCTGCAAAAGTTGGATCTATCAGGCAACGAGATTCAGGTTTTAGATCCTGCCATTTTTAAGTGTCTGCCCAATTTGCACACCCTCAATCTGGAGTCTAACAAGATCAGCAACGTTTCCCAGGAAGTGGTTTCATCGTGGATCTCCATTAGCACCATCAATCTGGCCGGAAACGTGTGGGATTGCAGCTCGAGTATCTGTCCCCTGGTGTCCTGGCTGAGAAACTTCAGAGGAACCAGAGATGCCAGCATTATCTGCAGTACTCCCAAATCCCTACAGGGAGAAAAGGTCATGGACGTTGTAAGGAACAACTCTATATGTGAGGAGATATTTACTGTGGAACCCACCACGGATTTAATTCTTCTCCTGACCACGACCACGACCACTTTATACGTGACAAAGCCACCCACTACAACCCCACCCACCACAACGAGACCACTTTCACAAGTTACCCAAAGACTCTCTCCAAAGCTTTCGTTCCCTGTTCAGTCCGACAAAGAATTCCCACCCACGCCCACCAGCTTACCTTTCACCCCAGAGCCCGAGTTCGAGCACATGACCTTCCACAAGATCATCGCCGGCAGCGTCGCTCTGTTCCTCTCCGTGTCACTGATCCTGTTGGTGATTTACGTCTCGTGGCGTCGGTACCCTAACAGCATGAGACAACTCCAGCAGCACTCCATCCGACGCAAGCGCAGGAAAAAGACTCAAGAGCCAGAGCATAACATCAACACCCAGCTGCAAGAATATTATCTGAGCTACAACCATGCCAATGCAGAGACCATGGACTCTTTGGTTAACGGGGCGTGCACCTGCACCATCTCGGGCTCCAGAGAGTGCGAG
- the lrrtm4l2 gene encoding leucine-rich repeat transmembrane neuronal protein 4 isoform X2 has protein sequence MGPLPWEGRLSCFLLHVSVLLLLSKGERMCPASCRCEGKIVYCESGGFQDVPENVSLGCQGLSLRYNGLLVLLPYQFAHLNQLVWLYLDHNSIGAVDRLAFRGLRRLKELILSSNKIMQLQNNTFETVPNLRNLDLSYNQLQDLRPGYFQGLRKLQTLHLRSNSIKSIPVRTFMECRSLEFLDLGYNRLRTITRTTFLGLLRLTELHLEHNQFSRINFFLFPRLLNLQALYLQWNRIRTVIQGSPWTWHTLQKLDLSGNEIQVLDPAIFKCLPNLHTLNLESNKISNVSQEVVSSWISISTINLAGNVWDCSSSICPLVSWLRNFRGTRDASIICSTPKSLQGEKVMDVVRNNSICEEIFTVEPTTDLILLLTTTTTTLYVTKPPTTTPPTTTRPLSQVTQRLSPKLSFPVQSDKEFPPTPTSLPFTPEPEFEHMTFHKIIAGSVALFLSVSLILLVIYVSWRRYPNSMRQLQQHSIRRKRRKKTQEPEHNINTQLQEYYLSYNHANAETMDSLVNGACTCTISGSRECEV, from the coding sequence GGCCCTTACCATGGGAAGGGCGTCTGTCGTGTTTTCTACTCCACGTCTCTGTTCTCCTGCTGCTCAGCAAGGGGGAGAGGATGTGCCCGGCGAGTTGCCGCTGCGAGGGCAAGATTGTTTACTGCGAATCTGGCGGCTTTCAAGACGTCCCGGAGAACGTCTCCCTGGGGTGCCAGGGTCTATCCCTGCGCTACAACGGCCTCCTGGTGTTGCTGCCGTACCAGTTTGCGCACCTCAACCAGCTGGTGTGGCTCTATCTGGACCACAATTCCATCGGCGCCGTGGACCGGCTGGCTTTCCGAGGCCTTCGTCGGCTAAAGGAATTAATCCTGAGCTCTAACAAGATCATGCAGTTGCAAAACAATACTTTCGAGACCGTTCCGAACCTGCGCAACCTCGACCTGTCCTACAATCAGCTACAGGACCTGAGGCCGGGGTATTTCCAAGGGCTTCGCAAGCTTCAGACCCTTCACCTCCGGTCCAACAGTATCAAAAGCATTCCCGTTCGAACGTTTATGGAATGTAGAAGCCTCGAGTTTTTAGATTTGGGTTACAATCGCTTGCGGACTATAACTCGGACAACCTTTTTGGGTCTGCTGAGGTTGACCGAGCTCCATCTCGAACACAATCAGTTTTCCAGGATTAATTTTTTCCTTTTTCCACGCCTCTTAAACCTGCAGGCTCTGTATCTGCAATGGAATCGCATACGGACGGTAATCCAAGGATCGCCTTGGACTTGGCACACCCTGCAAAAGTTGGATCTATCAGGCAACGAGATTCAGGTTTTAGATCCTGCCATTTTTAAGTGTCTGCCCAATTTGCACACCCTCAATCTGGAGTCTAACAAGATCAGCAACGTTTCCCAGGAAGTGGTTTCATCGTGGATCTCCATTAGCACCATCAATCTGGCCGGAAACGTGTGGGATTGCAGCTCGAGTATCTGTCCCCTGGTGTCCTGGCTGAGAAACTTCAGAGGAACCAGAGATGCCAGCATTATCTGCAGTACTCCCAAATCCCTACAGGGAGAAAAGGTCATGGACGTTGTAAGGAACAACTCTATATGTGAGGAGATATTTACTGTGGAACCCACCACGGATTTAATTCTTCTCCTGACCACGACCACGACCACTTTATACGTGACAAAGCCACCCACTACAACCCCACCCACCACAACGAGACCACTTTCACAAGTTACCCAAAGACTCTCTCCAAAGCTTTCGTTCCCTGTTCAGTCCGACAAAGAATTCCCACCCACGCCCACCAGCTTACCTTTCACCCCAGAGCCCGAGTTCGAGCACATGACCTTCCACAAGATCATCGCCGGCAGCGTCGCTCTGTTCCTCTCCGTGTCACTGATCCTGTTGGTGATTTACGTCTCGTGGCGTCGGTACCCTAACAGCATGAGACAACTCCAGCAGCACTCCATCCGACGCAAGCGCAGGAAAAAGACTCAAGAGCCAGAGCATAACATCAACACCCAGCTGCAAGAATATTATCTGAGCTACAACCATGCCAATGCAGAGACCATGGACTCTTTGGTTAACGGGGCGTGCACCTGCACCATCTCGGGCTCCAGAGAGTGCGAGGTATGA